A stretch of the Candidatus Afararchaeum irisae genome encodes the following:
- a CDS encoding iron transporter: protein MRRREFLRAAGLTGLSVSLSLPGCIEIRGSPRTRAVLPPLVDDRPDAVYYPTHSEGMVFLGTETVGDYKLGLTYSFPDRFWNVTGQRTSRVDPTVEDDIHLMATVWDSETGIVLPVASGVDVEVLRDGETVEERTLWPMLSQNMGFHYGDNLSLDGNGRYVVRVTVPGMEIERTGEFNGKFEDGGTVDFSFGYTRSSMTQIPYKKYPDKKGERDAIEPRELEVVPPLSTPSTSVNESRERSRNMVKEYAIPVSTSPRVEELPGDTLGTQSLGDIILCPTLLGAETDSDEDDTDILRHIAVSPRTAYNSFPLPMASLAARLVDSGETVFESYLEACIDPEIGYHYITSSPVDSETVDSAEILTVTVETPPQVARHEGYETAFMRTGDVSFEI, encoded by the coding sequence ATGCGACGCCGAGAGTTTCTCAGAGCCGCGGGTCTCACGGGACTCTCTGTATCTCTGTCTCTCCCGGGATGCATAGAGATACGTGGAAGTCCGAGGACACGCGCGGTTCTACCTCCCTTGGTCGACGACAGACCCGATGCTGTCTACTATCCTACTCACTCTGAGGGCATGGTCTTCCTCGGAACCGAGACTGTCGGAGACTACAAGCTGGGTCTGACCTACTCTTTCCCCGACAGGTTCTGGAACGTCACGGGTCAGAGGACGTCGAGGGTCGATCCCACTGTCGAGGACGACATACATCTCATGGCGACGGTCTGGGACTCCGAGACGGGGATCGTCCTTCCGGTCGCTTCGGGGGTCGACGTCGAGGTTCTGAGAGACGGTGAGACTGTCGAGGAGAGAACACTCTGGCCCATGCTTTCTCAGAATATGGGATTCCATTACGGCGACAACCTCAGTCTCGATGGAAACGGAAGGTACGTCGTTAGGGTCACAGTGCCGGGAATGGAGATAGAGAGGACTGGAGAATTCAATGGAAAGTTCGAAGACGGCGGCACAGTCGATTTCTCGTTCGGGTACACCAGATCGAGCATGACACAGATTCCGTACAAGAAGTACCCCGACAAGAAGGGTGAGCGCGACGCTATAGAACCGCGCGAGTTAGAGGTCGTTCCCCCCTTGTCGACACCTTCGACCTCAGTGAATGAGTCGAGGGAGAGGAGTAGAAACATGGTAAAGGAGTACGCCATACCTGTCTCAACGTCTCCTCGTGTCGAGGAACTCCCGGGTGATACACTTGGGACTCAGAGCCTCGGGGACATCATTCTGTGTCCGACTCTTCTCGGAGCCGAAACAGACTCAGACGAAGATGACACTGACATCCTGAGACATATCGCTGTCTCCCCCCGTACCGCCTACAACTCTTTCCCCCTCCCGATGGCTTCCCTCGCCGCGCGCCTCGTCGACTCCGGGGAGACAGTATTCGAGTCGTACCTCGAAGCATGTATAGACCCCGAGATAGGCTACCACTACATAACATCATCACCCGTCGATTCCGAGACAGTCGACTCCGCCGAGATCCTTACTGTGACAGTCGAGACACCCCCACAGGTCGCACGACACGAGGGGTACGAGACTGCTTTCATGAGAACCGGCGACGTGAGTTTCGAGATCTGA
- a CDS encoding MoxR family ATPase has protein sequence MSLDSSSSDDEVDLDLEEASSLIHGVIENLHEVIVGHDGAVRHLVTAVLSGGHLLIEDVPGVGKTVLARSFAESFDVSFGRVQFTPDIRPTDITGVNVYNQKTNDFEFRPGPVFANILLGDEINRAPPRSQAALLEAMEEKQVTVDGETRSVPSPFTVIATQNSVETDDVYELPLAQIDRFTKKIHLGYPDPDEETELLRRTTGDHPLDDLEAVATQEDLVSMRDFVSEVEVSDSVRDYITRLSEYSREVSRIGASPRASISLMESSQARAVLNRRDYVTPNDVKEEAHAVLSHRIVGSDSDGVVSDAVEEVSVPVTE, from the coding sequence ATGAGTCTAGACTCTTCGTCTTCCGACGACGAGGTCGACCTCGACCTCGAAGAGGCTTCGTCTCTGATCCACGGTGTTATCGAGAACCTCCACGAGGTGATCGTAGGACACGACGGCGCTGTCCGTCATCTCGTGACGGCTGTTCTCTCGGGTGGACATCTCCTGATAGAGGACGTCCCCGGGGTCGGAAAGACGGTTCTCGCACGTTCTTTCGCCGAGTCGTTCGACGTCTCCTTCGGTCGAGTCCAGTTCACCCCTGACATACGTCCGACCGACATCACGGGGGTCAACGTCTACAACCAGAAGACGAACGACTTCGAGTTCCGTCCGGGACCTGTCTTCGCCAACATACTCCTGGGCGACGAGATAAACCGCGCGCCACCCAGGTCACAAGCCGCGCTCCTTGAAGCGATGGAGGAAAAACAGGTAACTGTCGACGGTGAGACACGTTCGGTTCCGTCGCCTTTTACCGTGATAGCCACACAGAACTCGGTCGAGACCGACGACGTCTATGAGCTTCCTCTCGCCCAGATAGACCGTTTCACGAAGAAGATACATCTCGGCTATCCCGACCCCGATGAGGAGACTGAGCTTCTCCGGAGAACCACGGGAGACCATCCGTTAGACGACCTCGAAGCCGTCGCGACTCAAGAGGATCTCGTGAGTATGCGTGACTTCGTCTCCGAGGTCGAAGTCAGTGACTCAGTACGTGACTACATAACACGTCTGTCGGAGTACAGCCGCGAAGTCTCACGTATAGGCGCGAGCCCGCGGGCTTCTATCTCGCTCATGGAGTCGTCACAGGCACGTGCGGTTCTCAACCGCCGTGACTACGTCACGCCCAACGACGTCAAGGAAGAGGCACACGCCGTCTTGAGCCACAGAATCGTCGGCTCCGACTCCGATGGTGTGGTCTCAGACGCAGTCGAAGAGGTTTCGGTTCCGGTTACTGAGTAA
- a CDS encoding DUF58 domain-containing protein, producing the protein MLGVRLTRRGWAALGVLAVAEASALGFGARSLNYVAAPLGAVFVVSGLRVARLSRSDFGVSVEAPETVFEDDEAEITVVVESETEAKARLDVDLQTGRDSRVSLTDSVFLREGTHDFRRHVSLPRGVYGSVSVGLRLTDYFGLFYRTESFVSQTELAVVPRPYVLRSSAVFVSEGDGLPRETSPDRGSDTVRAYEVGDPLKDVDWRLSAGSVDGLLVRDYVSASESDSEDTEAVVSVSVPETTRRETADEAARAAASLLLLLSKRGYEVGLRTSRKTTEAGDASFDSFLRHLAAVGLSYGDDRTSPDTSETEVDDERASDPTLTVTVEDDASEEVAVIHTPNQSHVFSEIAETKAGLDYSVGNKSSRGDLI; encoded by the coding sequence ATGCTCGGGGTTAGACTCACAAGACGCGGATGGGCAGCCCTCGGTGTCTTAGCCGTAGCTGAGGCGTCGGCTCTCGGATTCGGAGCGAGGTCACTCAACTACGTCGCCGCACCCCTCGGAGCCGTCTTTGTCGTGAGCGGTCTACGTGTGGCGAGGCTAAGCCGAAGCGACTTCGGAGTCTCAGTAGAGGCTCCCGAGACAGTCTTCGAGGACGACGAAGCCGAGATCACTGTCGTCGTCGAGTCGGAGACCGAGGCTAAAGCCAGACTAGACGTGGATCTTCAGACGGGCAGAGACAGCCGTGTCAGTCTGACCGACTCTGTCTTTCTGAGGGAGGGAACCCACGACTTCCGCCGACACGTGAGTCTTCCGAGGGGAGTCTACGGATCGGTCTCCGTGGGTCTGAGACTCACCGACTACTTCGGTCTGTTTTACCGTACCGAGAGCTTCGTTTCGCAGACCGAGTTAGCAGTCGTACCCCGACCCTACGTCCTGAGGTCTTCGGCGGTTTTCGTCTCAGAGGGCGACGGTCTCCCGAGGGAGACGTCTCCGGACAGAGGCAGTGACACAGTCAGAGCCTACGAGGTCGGAGACCCTCTCAAGGACGTCGACTGGAGACTGAGTGCTGGCTCCGTCGACGGTCTCCTCGTACGTGACTACGTCTCGGCGTCGGAGTCTGACTCAGAAGACACCGAAGCCGTGGTGTCTGTCTCAGTCCCTGAGACCACGAGACGTGAGACAGCCGACGAGGCTGCGAGAGCCGCCGCGAGCCTACTCCTTCTTCTGTCGAAGAGAGGCTATGAAGTCGGTCTGAGAACCTCGCGTAAGACTACCGAAGCCGGCGACGCGAGCTTCGACTCGTTTCTCCGACATCTCGCAGCCGTAGGACTCTCGTATGGTGACGACAGAACGAGTCCCGACACGTCTGAGACCGAGGTTGACGACGAACGAGCCTCCGATCCTACTCTAACCGTAACCGTCGAGGACGACGCCTCCGAAGAGGTGGCTGTCATACACACACCGAACCAGAGCCACGTCTTCTCTGAGATAGCCGAGACGAAGGCAGGTCTCGACTACTCGGTCGGTAACAAGTCTTCGAGAGGTGATTTAATCTGA